The following are encoded together in the Azospirillum lipoferum 4B genome:
- a CDS encoding HAD family hydrolase: METSPLSDPAPRTRLTPPLLPTLSPDSPVSGPAAAAPPVCGPSGVAFFDFDGTLIHGDSLPMFVGEVIGRRRAALALADAIRSAMHRHVRGRGPGCDFPGSVKAIYLKRTLRGLPVADALAAAERMIPRVRWHQPMLEVLKEHRRQGRRVVVATGALDLYMPALLRGLEVDDLLATGMEVVDGKLTGRLSTANCVRLDKAERVTAWIAGNGPVAATWGYGNHPSDLPMLALMHKGEVIRIRRRSNRR, from the coding sequence ATGGAGACCTCCCCCCTTTCCGATCCTGCACCCCGGACCCGCCTCACGCCGCCGCTCCTGCCGACGCTGTCCCCCGATTCGCCGGTTTCGGGACCGGCGGCGGCAGCGCCCCCGGTCTGCGGTCCGTCCGGCGTCGCCTTCTTCGACTTCGACGGCACGCTGATCCACGGTGACAGCCTGCCGATGTTCGTCGGTGAGGTGATCGGCCGGCGCCGCGCCGCCCTGGCTCTGGCCGACGCCATCCGCTCCGCGATGCACCGCCATGTCCGCGGCCGTGGGCCGGGCTGCGATTTTCCGGGATCGGTGAAGGCCATCTATCTGAAGCGCACCCTGCGCGGTCTGCCGGTGGCCGACGCTCTGGCAGCGGCGGAGCGGATGATCCCCCGAGTCCGCTGGCACCAGCCCATGCTGGAGGTGCTGAAGGAGCATCGCCGGCAGGGTCGCCGGGTGGTGGTCGCCACCGGCGCGCTCGACCTCTACATGCCCGCCCTTCTGCGCGGGCTGGAGGTGGACGACCTGCTGGCCACAGGGATGGAGGTGGTGGACGGCAAGCTGACCGGCCGCCTCAGCACCGCCAACTGCGTGCGCCTGGACAAGGCGGAGCGGGTGACCGCCTGGATCGCCGGCAACGGCCCGGTCGCTGCCACCTGGGGCTACGGCAACCACCCCAGCGACCTGCCGATGCTGGCGCTGATGCACAAGGGCGAAGTGATCCGCATTCGACGAAGGTCGAACCGCAGGTAG
- a CDS encoding DUF2218 domain-containing protein, translating into MIASTARIATPNGRRYMTQLCKHWAHKFEVAYDENQGLVPFSPDRRCRMAADAEGLTLTIEMEDAEQLERLQGVVIDHLKRFAFREDLGEVAWAAVS; encoded by the coding sequence ATGATCGCATCGACCGCCCGCATCGCGACGCCCAACGGCCGCCGCTACATGACCCAGCTGTGCAAGCACTGGGCGCACAAGTTCGAGGTCGCCTATGACGAGAACCAGGGTCTGGTGCCCTTCTCTCCCGACCGCCGTTGCCGGATGGCGGCGGATGCCGAAGGGTTGACGCTGACCATCGAGATGGAGGATGCCGAACAGCTGGAGCGCCTGCAGGGGGTGGTCATCGACCATCTGAAGCGCTTCGCCTTCCGCGAGGATCTGGGGGAGGTGGCCTGGGCCGCCGTATCGTGA
- the sigJ gene encoding RNA polymerase sigma factor SigJ, whose protein sequence is MTALADPGTALAAFAGERARLRALAYRLLGSVAEAEDTLQDAWLRWSAVAPGSVGSAPAFLTTLVTRLALDRLRSARVARERYYGLWLPEPEVAAWADAADEGPEFESVPIAMLLLLERLAPDQRVVFVLREAMDLDYAEIAATLGKSAEACRQIMRRARNRLNAPSEPRADADAGRRLADAFAEASVRRDYAAIVALLSDDAQWLSDGGGMVRTAVNPLFGADRIARFLMGVQRKRGVGFGFVPVRVNGGPGLLAELGGSFRSVLAFDIADGRIRRIYQIANPQKLEHVAGFGDAGVQ, encoded by the coding sequence GTGACGGCGCTGGCCGATCCGGGCACCGCGCTCGCCGCCTTCGCGGGCGAGCGGGCGCGGCTGCGCGCCCTGGCCTATCGGCTGCTCGGCTCGGTGGCGGAGGCGGAGGACACGTTGCAGGACGCCTGGCTGCGCTGGTCCGCAGTGGCGCCCGGCAGTGTCGGGTCGGCCCCCGCCTTTCTGACGACGCTTGTGACCCGGCTGGCGCTTGACCGGCTGCGCTCCGCCCGGGTGGCACGGGAACGTTATTACGGGCTGTGGCTGCCCGAACCGGAGGTCGCCGCCTGGGCCGATGCGGCTGACGAGGGACCTGAGTTCGAGTCGGTGCCGATCGCGATGCTCCTGCTGCTGGAACGGCTGGCGCCGGACCAGCGCGTGGTCTTCGTCCTGCGCGAGGCGATGGATCTGGATTACGCGGAGATCGCGGCGACGCTCGGCAAGTCGGCGGAGGCCTGCCGCCAGATCATGCGGCGCGCCCGCAACCGGCTGAACGCACCCTCCGAGCCCCGCGCCGATGCGGATGCCGGACGCCGTCTGGCCGATGCCTTCGCCGAGGCCAGCGTCCGGCGCGACTATGCCGCCATCGTGGCCCTGCTGTCGGACGATGCCCAGTGGCTGAGCGACGGCGGCGGCATGGTGCGGACGGCGGTCAACCCGCTCTTCGGCGCCGACCGCATCGCCCGCTTCCTGATGGGCGTCCAGCGCAAGCGGGGCGTCGGGTTCGGCTTCGTGCCGGTGCGGGTGAATGGCGGACCGGGGCTGCTGGCCGAACTGGGCGGCTCCTTCCGCAGCGTGCTGGCCTTCGACATAGCCGATGGCCGCATCCGGCGGATCTACCAGATCGCCAATCCGCAAAAGCTGGAGCATGTGGCGGGCTTCGGAGACGCCGGCGTCCAATAG
- a CDS encoding ATP-binding protein, with amino-acid sequence MTPFDPPLPVPAAAPEAQMDEPAFTAAGLAVPVPPLAAGQDLSAAMARFNRQPDLPALPVVDGEGCVVGLLERSHLPPDGGKDASTVEVSALMDPNPLLVEGTTPLAEIGRRLARLKPAALVTGFLVVDQGRYLGVGTVTGLMARSAEQTDLRARQLEEARRQAERAIRAKTAFLANMSHEIRTPLTAMMGFAELLEQEVLGPHAIPLYRDYARDIAESGRHLMELINDLLDLSKADADRLELADGTVDVVRVAIGTARLLTERAARHGVRIVTAVPTDLPPLRADERKLRQMLLNLLSNAVKFTPADGVVTLGARVAAGGALWLSVHDTGIGMTGEELAKALEPWGQIDSALARSQIGTGLGLPLTKRLIELHGGRLDVVSRRDEGTTMSLVFPAERVGRG; translated from the coding sequence GTGACGCCATTCGATCCGCCGCTTCCCGTCCCGGCCGCCGCGCCGGAGGCGCAGATGGACGAACCCGCCTTCACCGCCGCCGGGCTGGCGGTTCCGGTGCCGCCGCTGGCAGCCGGACAGGATTTGTCGGCAGCGATGGCCCGCTTCAACCGCCAGCCTGATTTGCCCGCCCTTCCGGTGGTCGATGGCGAGGGCTGCGTCGTCGGCCTGCTGGAGCGCAGCCATCTTCCGCCGGACGGGGGAAAGGATGCCTCGACGGTGGAGGTGTCCGCGCTCATGGACCCGAATCCGCTGCTGGTGGAGGGGACGACTCCGCTGGCGGAGATCGGGCGGCGGCTGGCCCGGCTGAAGCCGGCGGCGCTGGTGACCGGCTTCCTGGTGGTGGACCAGGGCCGCTATCTCGGCGTCGGCACGGTGACCGGGCTGATGGCGCGCTCCGCCGAACAGACGGATCTGCGCGCCCGCCAGCTGGAGGAGGCGCGCCGGCAGGCCGAACGGGCGATCCGGGCCAAGACCGCCTTCCTCGCCAACATGAGCCACGAGATCCGCACGCCGCTGACCGCGATGATGGGCTTTGCCGAGCTGCTGGAGCAGGAGGTGCTGGGGCCGCACGCCATCCCGCTCTATCGCGACTATGCCCGCGACATCGCCGAGAGCGGCCGGCACCTGATGGAGCTGATCAACGACCTGCTCGACCTGTCCAAGGCCGATGCCGACCGGCTGGAGCTGGCGGACGGGACGGTGGACGTGGTGCGGGTGGCGATCGGGACGGCGCGGCTGCTGACCGAGCGGGCGGCGCGCCATGGCGTGCGCATCGTCACCGCCGTGCCCACCGACCTGCCGCCCTTGCGCGCGGATGAACGCAAGCTGCGCCAGATGCTGCTGAACCTGCTGTCGAACGCGGTGAAGTTCACGCCGGCCGATGGCGTGGTGACGCTGGGCGCCCGCGTGGCGGCCGGCGGCGCGCTGTGGCTGTCGGTGCACGACACCGGCATCGGCATGACCGGGGAGGAATTGGCGAAGGCGCTGGAGCCCTGGGGCCAGATCGACAGTGCGCTGGCCCGCAGCCAGATCGGCACCGGGCTGGGCCTGCCGCTGACCAAGCGCCTGATCGAACTGCATGGCGGCCGCCTGGACGTCGTCAGCCGCCGCGACGAGGGCACCACCATGTCGCTGGTCTTCCCGGCCGAGCGGGTCGGGCGGGGGTAG
- the htpG gene encoding molecular chaperone HtpG, producing MTEERLSFQAEVSRLLDIVAHSLYSEKEVFLRELVSNASDACDRLRYAALTQPELSADDPTLKVRLLVDKDARTLTVADNGIGMNREDLVENLGTIARSGTAAFMKSLEGAEKGDGKKDVNLIGQFGVGFYSAFMAADKVTVLTRKAGEAHGWRWESDGKGEFTIAEADGLSRGTRIVLHLRDGDDEYLDETRLGGIVRKYSDHIAIPILFGEGEDAKALNSASALWTRSKSEITADQYKEFYHHVGHAFDDPWLTLHWRAEGALEYTNLLYVPSTKPFDLFDPKRAHRVKLYVKRVFITDAAEGLIPPYLRFLRGVVDSEDLPLNISREMLQHNPMLAKIKAGITRRVLSELSKKAKDSENAAEYDKFWENFGAVLKEGLYEDYEHRDELLKLLRFRTTAGEELVSLEQYVARMKEGQDAIYTISGDDIDTLLRSPQLEGFKAKGVEVLLLTDPVDEFWMPSVGVYDGKPFKSVTRGGADLGKIKGEEPEKPEEKAPEGELTDLLALLKLTLSDAVKDVRKSERLTDSAVCLVADDNDMDMHLERLLKQHKQLNGEVGKRILEINPSHALIKRLAERAKGSGATDALEDAAWLLLDQARIVEGEPLPDPAAFARRLASAMEKGLA from the coding sequence ATGACCGAGGAACGGCTCAGTTTTCAAGCCGAGGTCAGCCGTCTGCTCGACATCGTCGCCCACTCGCTCTACAGCGAGAAGGAAGTGTTCCTGCGCGAACTGGTCTCCAACGCGTCGGATGCCTGCGACCGCCTGCGCTATGCGGCGCTGACCCAGCCGGAACTCTCGGCCGACGATCCGACCCTCAAGGTCCGCCTGCTGGTCGACAAGGACGCGCGGACCCTGACCGTCGCCGACAACGGCATCGGCATGAACCGCGAGGATCTGGTCGAGAATCTCGGCACCATCGCCCGCTCCGGCACCGCAGCCTTCATGAAGTCGCTGGAAGGTGCGGAGAAAGGTGACGGCAAGAAGGACGTCAACCTGATCGGTCAGTTCGGCGTCGGCTTCTATTCCGCCTTCATGGCCGCCGACAAGGTCACCGTGCTGACCCGCAAGGCCGGCGAGGCCCATGGCTGGCGCTGGGAATCCGACGGCAAGGGCGAGTTCACCATCGCCGAGGCCGATGGCCTGTCGCGCGGCACGCGGATCGTCCTGCATCTGCGCGACGGCGACGACGAGTATCTCGACGAGACGCGACTCGGCGGCATCGTCCGCAAATACTCCGACCACATCGCCATCCCGATCCTGTTCGGCGAGGGCGAGGACGCCAAGGCGCTGAACAGCGCGTCGGCCCTGTGGACCCGGTCGAAGTCGGAGATCACCGCCGACCAGTACAAGGAATTCTACCACCATGTCGGCCACGCCTTCGACGATCCGTGGCTGACCCTGCACTGGCGGGCCGAAGGGGCGCTGGAATACACCAACCTGCTCTATGTGCCCTCGACCAAGCCCTTCGACCTGTTCGACCCCAAGCGCGCCCACCGGGTGAAGCTGTACGTCAAGCGTGTCTTCATCACCGACGCGGCGGAAGGGCTGATCCCGCCCTATCTGCGCTTCCTGCGCGGCGTGGTCGACAGCGAGGATCTGCCGCTGAACATCAGCCGCGAGATGCTGCAGCACAACCCGATGCTGGCCAAGATCAAGGCCGGCATCACCCGCCGTGTCCTGTCGGAGCTGTCGAAGAAGGCCAAGGACAGCGAGAACGCCGCCGAATACGACAAGTTCTGGGAGAATTTCGGCGCGGTGCTGAAGGAAGGCCTCTATGAGGACTACGAGCACCGGGACGAACTGCTGAAGCTGCTGCGCTTCCGCACCACCGCCGGCGAGGAACTGGTGTCGCTGGAGCAGTATGTCGCCCGCATGAAGGAGGGCCAGGACGCCATCTACACCATCAGCGGCGACGACATCGACACCCTGCTGCGCAGCCCGCAGCTGGAAGGCTTCAAGGCCAAGGGCGTCGAGGTGCTGCTGCTGACCGACCCGGTGGACGAGTTCTGGATGCCGTCGGTCGGCGTCTATGACGGCAAGCCCTTCAAGTCGGTGACCCGCGGCGGCGCCGATCTCGGCAAGATCAAGGGCGAGGAGCCCGAGAAGCCGGAGGAGAAGGCCCCGGAGGGCGAGCTGACCGACCTGCTGGCCCTGCTGAAGCTGACCCTGTCCGATGCGGTGAAGGATGTCCGCAAGTCCGAACGCCTGACCGACAGCGCCGTCTGTCTGGTGGCCGACGACAACGACATGGACATGCACCTGGAACGCCTGCTGAAGCAGCACAAGCAGCTGAACGGCGAGGTCGGCAAGCGCATCCTGGAGATCAATCCGTCGCACGCCCTGATCAAGCGGCTGGCCGAACGGGCCAAGGGCAGCGGCGCCACCGACGCGCTGGAGGATGCGGCCTGGCTGCTGCTGGATCAGGCCCGCATCGTCGAGGGCGAGCCCCTGCCCGACCCCGCCGCCTTCGCCCGCCGCCTGGCGAGCGCGATGGAGAAGGGGCTGGCATAA
- a CDS encoding RrF2 family transcriptional regulator, which yields MLRISKKLMFAIEAVLDIAYNAGTEPVQSGEITRRQGIPKRYLEQVLQQLVREGVLAGVRGPRGGYRLARERRRITLGEIVRVVRAMETATDPIEEPAGSILGHQVVRPLWGELQEECMAKLDTITVEDLCMRARRAGVESETEDRIDFTI from the coding sequence ATGCTCCGCATCTCCAAGAAGCTGATGTTCGCCATCGAGGCGGTCCTCGACATCGCCTACAACGCGGGCACCGAGCCGGTGCAGTCCGGGGAGATCACCCGGCGCCAGGGCATCCCGAAGCGTTACCTGGAGCAGGTGCTGCAGCAGCTGGTGCGCGAAGGCGTGCTGGCCGGGGTGCGGGGGCCGCGCGGCGGCTATCGGCTGGCGCGCGAGCGGCGGCGGATCACGCTGGGCGAGATCGTGCGGGTGGTCCGCGCCATGGAGACCGCAACGGATCCCATCGAAGAGCCGGCGGGCTCCATCCTCGGCCATCAGGTCGTGCGTCCGCTGTGGGGCGAGTTGCAGGAGGAATGCATGGCGAAGCTCGACACCATCACGGTCGAGGATCTGTGCATGCGCGCCCGACGCGCCGGGGTGGAAAGCGAAACCGAGGACCGGATCGACTTCACGATCTGA
- a CDS encoding DsrE family protein, translating to MSTTMSQSSAESTLAESTSALSIVLFAGGFDRVHYALVMASAAAATNRKVTLFFTGRALRALVHESEPGVLGWHDLDPADDGSSPVARDRYFATHGLATFEELLEACVAMGVTVMACEMGLRALGLPQGVQLRADVPVSTGGVVTFLNDAPKGGAMLFI from the coding sequence ATGTCCACCACCATGTCGCAGTCTTCGGCCGAGAGCACTTTGGCCGAGAGCACCTCGGCCCTGTCGATCGTCCTGTTCGCCGGCGGCTTCGACCGCGTCCATTACGCGCTGGTGATGGCCAGCGCCGCGGCGGCCACCAACCGCAAGGTCACGCTGTTCTTCACCGGCCGTGCGCTCCGCGCCCTGGTGCATGAGAGCGAGCCGGGGGTGCTGGGCTGGCACGATCTGGACCCGGCCGACGACGGCAGCTCGCCGGTGGCGCGCGACCGTTATTTCGCCACCCACGGCCTCGCCACCTTCGAGGAACTGCTGGAGGCCTGCGTCGCCATGGGCGTGACGGTGATGGCCTGCGAGATGGGGCTGCGGGCCCTAGGCCTGCCGCAGGGCGTGCAGCTGCGCGCCGACGTGCCGGTCTCCACCGGCGGCGTCGTCACCTTCCTGAACGACGCGCCCAAGGGCGGCGCCATGCTGTTCATCTGA
- a CDS encoding PadR family transcriptional regulator, translated as MLRHLFHGRGRRFSRPDFDDEAPDGRGRHGHRGGWEGFGGGRGGGFGGGRGGRGERRVFDHGDLRLVLSWLIAEKPRSGYDLIKTIEEMVGGAYSPSPGVVYPTLTLLEEQGHIRVGSTEGNKKLYEITPEGTEALKAAEPAVAAVRERIAHAKARQQRESSPQIVRAVENFKLALRLRLSRGDLTAEQTQAIAEAIDAAARAVERT; from the coding sequence ATGCTTCGGCATCTGTTTCATGGTCGCGGGCGCCGTTTTTCACGTCCGGACTTCGACGACGAGGCGCCGGACGGGCGCGGCCGCCACGGGCATCGCGGCGGTTGGGAAGGCTTCGGCGGCGGTCGGGGTGGCGGCTTCGGCGGGGGGCGGGGCGGCCGGGGAGAGCGGCGCGTCTTCGACCATGGCGACCTGCGCCTCGTCCTGTCCTGGCTGATCGCGGAGAAGCCGCGCTCTGGCTATGACCTGATCAAGACCATCGAGGAGATGGTCGGTGGCGCCTACAGCCCCAGCCCCGGCGTCGTCTACCCGACGCTGACCCTGTTGGAGGAGCAGGGCCACATCCGCGTCGGTTCGACGGAAGGCAACAAGAAGCTCTACGAGATCACGCCCGAAGGGACGGAGGCGCTGAAGGCGGCGGAGCCCGCCGTGGCCGCGGTGCGCGAGCGGATCGCCCACGCCAAGGCCCGCCAGCAGCGCGAATCCTCGCCGCAGATCGTCCGCGCCGTCGAGAATTTCAAGCTGGCCCTGCGGCTGCGGTTGTCGCGTGGCGACCTGACGGCGGAGCAGACCCAGGCCATCGCCGAGGCCATCGACGCCGCCGCCCGCGCGGTCGAACGGACCTGA
- a CDS encoding HesA/MoeB/ThiF family protein, whose amino-acid sequence MDFTDTQLHRYSRHIVLPEVGGIGQERLLRSKVLVVGAGGLGAPLLLYLAAAGVGTIGIVDDDTVDLSNLQRQVIHDESTLGHPKVESAAARIHALNPDVRVEAHRMRLNRDNAMDLIGGYDLVADGSDNFATRFLLNDACFLAGKTLVSAAILRFDGQLSTFKAHLGAPHPCYRCLFPEPPPRGTVPSCSEGGVLGALAGFVGSLQATEVLKELLGLGESLSGSLLMMDTLYASYQRIAIKRDPDCALCGDHPTIHDLSVH is encoded by the coding sequence ATGGACTTCACGGACACCCAGCTTCACCGCTATTCCCGCCACATCGTGCTGCCGGAAGTCGGCGGCATCGGGCAGGAGCGGCTTTTGCGATCCAAGGTGCTGGTCGTCGGCGCCGGCGGCCTTGGCGCGCCCCTGCTTCTCTATCTGGCGGCGGCCGGTGTCGGCACCATCGGCATCGTCGATGACGACACGGTCGACCTGTCGAACCTGCAGCGGCAGGTGATCCATGACGAATCGACGCTCGGCCACCCGAAGGTGGAGAGCGCCGCCGCCCGCATCCATGCGCTGAACCCCGATGTCCGGGTGGAAGCCCACCGGATGCGGCTGAACCGCGACAATGCGATGGACCTGATCGGCGGCTACGATCTGGTCGCCGACGGGTCGGACAATTTCGCCACGCGCTTCCTGCTGAACGACGCCTGCTTTCTGGCCGGCAAGACGCTGGTGTCGGCGGCGATCCTGCGCTTCGATGGGCAGCTGAGCACCTTCAAGGCCCATCTGGGCGCGCCGCACCCCTGCTATCGCTGCCTGTTCCCGGAACCGCCGCCGCGCGGCACCGTACCGTCCTGCTCGGAAGGCGGGGTGCTGGGGGCGCTGGCCGGCTTCGTCGGCTCGCTGCAGGCGACGGAGGTGCTGAAGGAACTGCTGGGATTGGGCGAAAGCCTGTCGGGCAGCCTGCTGATGATGGACACGCTCTATGCGTCCTATCAGCGCATCGCCATCAAGCGGGATCCCGACTGCGCACTTTGCGGCGATCATCCGACCATCCACGACCTCTCCGTCCACTGA
- the cysK gene encoding cysteine synthase A, which yields MAAPEFRGKIYDSILDTIGATPLVRLNRLAEDAGVEAQIIGKLEFFNPLASVKDRIGRAMIDAAEAAGTIAPGRTTLVEPTSGNTGIALAFVAAAKGYKLILTMPESMSVERRKMLKLLGAELVLTPASEGMKGAIRKAEEILAADPNAYLLQQFKNTANPAVHRATTAEEIWKDTDGQVDFLISGVGTGGTLTGTAEVLKSRKPSFKAVAVEPEDSPVLSGGMPGPHKIQGIGAGFVPDILKKELIDEVVRISNQRAFETARKVARLEGVPVGISSGAALAAALEVGARPENAGKQIVVILPSFAERYLSTALFEGLE from the coding sequence ATGGCTGCACCCGAATTCCGTGGCAAGATCTATGACAGCATCCTCGACACGATCGGCGCCACGCCGCTGGTGCGGCTGAACCGCCTCGCCGAGGATGCCGGGGTCGAGGCCCAGATCATCGGCAAGCTGGAGTTCTTCAACCCGCTGGCCAGCGTCAAGGACCGCATCGGCCGCGCCATGATCGATGCCGCGGAGGCCGCCGGCACCATCGCCCCCGGCCGCACGACGCTGGTCGAGCCCACCTCCGGCAACACCGGCATCGCGCTGGCCTTCGTCGCCGCCGCCAAGGGCTACAAGCTGATCCTGACCATGCCGGAAAGCATGTCGGTCGAGCGGCGCAAGATGCTGAAGCTGCTGGGTGCCGAGCTGGTGCTGACCCCGGCGTCGGAAGGCATGAAGGGCGCCATCCGCAAGGCTGAGGAGATCCTGGCCGCCGACCCGAACGCCTACCTGCTGCAGCAGTTCAAGAACACCGCCAACCCGGCTGTCCACCGCGCCACCACGGCGGAGGAGATCTGGAAGGACACCGACGGTCAGGTCGATTTCCTGATCTCCGGCGTCGGCACCGGCGGCACCCTGACCGGCACCGCCGAGGTCCTCAAGTCGCGCAAGCCCAGCTTCAAGGCGGTGGCGGTGGAGCCGGAGGACAGCCCCGTCCTGTCCGGCGGCATGCCGGGTCCGCACAAGATCCAGGGCATCGGCGCCGGCTTCGTTCCCGACATCCTGAAGAAGGAGCTGATCGACGAGGTGGTCCGCATCTCCAACCAGCGTGCCTTCGAAACCGCCCGCAAGGTCGCCCGCCTGGAAGGCGTCCCGGTCGGCATCTCGTCGGGTGCGGCGCTCGCCGCGGCGCTGGAGGTCGGCGCCCGTCCGGAGAATGCGGGCAAGCAGATCGTCGTGATCCTGCCCTCCTTCGCCGAGCGTTACCTGTCGACCGCCCTGTTCGAAGGGTTGGAGTAA
- a CDS encoding Fur family transcriptional regulator has product MPSRLEELCVKKGLKMTDQRRVISRVLSEATDHPDVEEVHRRASAIDPRISIATVYRTMRLFEEAHVIDRLDFGDGRARYEEARTDHHHHLIDVDSGEVIEFTNDEMERLKESIARELGYDLIGHRLELYGVPRKRRADKSES; this is encoded by the coding sequence ATGCCCTCGCGCCTCGAAGAATTGTGCGTGAAGAAGGGATTGAAGATGACCGACCAGCGCCGCGTGATCTCGCGCGTGCTGTCGGAGGCGACGGACCATCCCGACGTGGAGGAGGTGCACCGCCGTGCATCGGCCATCGACCCGCGCATTTCCATCGCCACCGTCTACCGGACGATGCGGCTGTTCGAGGAAGCGCATGTGATCGACCGCCTCGATTTCGGCGATGGGCGCGCGCGCTATGAGGAAGCAAGAACCGATCACCATCATCATCTGATCGATGTCGATTCCGGTGAAGTCATCGAGTTCACCAATGATGAAATGGAACGGCTGAAGGAAAGCATTGCCCGTGAACTGGGCTATGACCTGATCGGCCATCGGCTGGAACTGTACGGCGTTCCGCGCAAGCGGCGTGCCGATAAATCTGAGTCTTAA
- a CDS encoding carboxymuconolactone decarboxylase family protein: MAFRFTVATDAPSLFAAMYATTKAIRGSGLPTGLIHLIDLRVSQINGCTYCIDMHSKEARHDGQSEERIAALAEWEHSDLFLPDERAAFAWAELLTRGRHDGIDAAHRDLQRHFSAEQIAQLTVTVAQINAWNRVGIAQHIEGTAIGMPA, from the coding sequence ATGGCTTTCCGTTTCACCGTCGCCACCGATGCCCCGTCGCTGTTCGCAGCGATGTATGCCACCACCAAGGCGATCCGCGGCAGCGGCCTGCCGACCGGCCTGATCCATCTGATCGACCTGCGCGTGTCGCAGATCAACGGCTGCACCTATTGCATCGACATGCACAGCAAGGAGGCCCGCCACGACGGCCAGTCGGAGGAGCGGATCGCCGCGCTGGCGGAGTGGGAACATTCGGACCTGTTCCTGCCGGATGAGCGCGCCGCCTTCGCCTGGGCCGAACTGCTGACCCGCGGCCGGCATGACGGCATCGATGCCGCGCACCGGGACCTGCAGCGGCATTTCAGTGCCGAGCAGATTGCCCAGCTGACGGTGACGGTGGCGCAGATCAATGCCTGGAACCGTGTCGGCATCGCCCAGCATATCGAGGGCACCGCAATCGGGATGCCGGCGTGA
- a CDS encoding glutathione S-transferase family protein: MRTLYHHPIHPQSRVARVMLAEKGLPFEPVVEKPWERRTDFLKMNPAGEVPVLVEEDGTVVAGGLAVIEYLEEAYPDTPLLPREVAARAEVRRIADWFLHKFEREVGENLVGEKLIKRLSGQGHPFAPAIRAGLANITYHLDYIAFLSERRPWLAGTTFTLADIAAAAQLSCLDYIDNVPWDRSPEAKDWYARIKSRPSFRALLADNITGCPPPRHYADLDF, translated from the coding sequence ATGCGAACCCTGTACCACCACCCGATCCACCCCCAGTCGCGCGTCGCGCGCGTGATGCTCGCCGAGAAGGGCCTTCCCTTCGAGCCCGTGGTCGAGAAGCCATGGGAAAGGCGCACCGATTTCCTGAAGATGAACCCCGCCGGCGAGGTGCCGGTGCTGGTGGAGGAGGATGGGACCGTCGTCGCCGGCGGCCTCGCCGTGATCGAATATCTGGAGGAGGCCTATCCCGACACGCCCCTGCTGCCGCGGGAAGTTGCGGCGCGGGCGGAGGTGCGGCGGATCGCCGACTGGTTCCTGCATAAGTTCGAACGCGAGGTGGGCGAGAATCTGGTGGGCGAAAAGCTGATCAAGCGGCTGTCCGGCCAGGGCCATCCCTTCGCGCCGGCGATTCGCGCCGGGCTGGCCAACATCACCTATCACCTCGACTACATCGCCTTCCTGTCCGAACGCCGGCCCTGGCTGGCCGGAACCACCTTCACGCTGGCCGACATCGCCGCCGCGGCCCAACTGTCCTGCCTGGACTATATCGACAACGTGCCGTGGGACCGCAGCCCGGAAGCCAAGGACTGGTACGCCCGGATCAAGTCCCGCCCCAGCTTCCGCGCCCTGCTGGCGGACAACATCACCGGTTGCCCGCCACCCCGGCACTACGCCGATCTGGATTTTTGA